In one window of Zhongshania aliphaticivorans DNA:
- the cbiB gene encoding adenosylcobinamide-phosphate synthase CbiB produces the protein MLTATAYVAAVCLSSVLLDRLLGELRSWHPLVGFGNAAKWLERLLNRPSSAFGLRALGVLAWFLLVLPPVLLAWLLRYYLAQYSVVPVFVLDVLILYWAIGWRSLCEHIRPIGLALAAGDVSTARVKVGYLVSRDTAGLDEEQILAASMETTLENSNDALFGSLFWFAVAGPAGVVLHRLANTLDAMWGYKNSRYYYYGWWAARSDDLLNFIPAQLTAFGFSVLALSRRGFVCWFGQGWRWKSINAGSVMASGAASLNVRLGGEASYHGETRQRADLGCGSKPAVKDIERSIALINRLLVWWFIVLLMMGVLV, from the coding sequence ATGTTAACGGCGACTGCTTATGTCGCCGCCGTTTGCTTGTCGTCAGTACTGCTTGATCGACTTCTTGGTGAGCTGCGCAGCTGGCATCCCTTAGTTGGTTTTGGTAACGCAGCTAAATGGCTTGAGCGGTTATTAAATCGCCCTAGCTCTGCCTTTGGATTGAGAGCACTTGGCGTTTTAGCTTGGTTTTTATTAGTCCTTCCTCCGGTGTTATTGGCTTGGTTGCTACGTTATTACTTAGCACAATATTCAGTGGTGCCGGTGTTTGTTTTGGATGTTTTGATACTCTATTGGGCAATTGGTTGGCGTAGTTTATGTGAGCATATTCGACCTATAGGTTTGGCTTTGGCTGCGGGGGACGTTTCTACAGCTCGGGTTAAAGTAGGTTATTTAGTCAGTCGTGACACAGCAGGGTTGGACGAGGAGCAGATATTGGCTGCGAGCATGGAGACCACGCTAGAAAATAGTAATGACGCTTTATTTGGATCCTTATTTTGGTTTGCAGTCGCTGGGCCGGCGGGTGTTGTATTACACCGTTTAGCGAATACATTAGACGCGATGTGGGGTTATAAAAATAGCCGATATTATTATTATGGTTGGTGGGCTGCACGCAGTGATGATCTGCTTAATTTTATACCTGCACAACTAACTGCATTTGGATTTAGTGTGCTGGCGTTATCGCGACGAGGGTTTGTGTGCTGGTTTGGGCAAGGTTGGCGTTGGAAAAGTATTAACGCTGGTTCAGTGATGGCAAGTGGCGCGGCTTCCCTTAATGTTCGCCTAGGCGGCGAGGCTAGTTATCATGGTGAAACACGACAACGCGCCGACCTGGGGTGTGGATCTAAACCGGCCGTGAAAGATATAGAACGGAGCATTGCTTTGATAAATCGGCTCCTGGTGTGGTGGTTTATTGTTTTGCTGATGATGGGAGTATTGGTGTGA
- a CDS encoding aminotransferase class I/II-fold pyridoxal phosphate-dependent enzyme: MDIPKHGGDPIGLPDTGSNAPMLDLATGVNPWVWPVPTPPIECYGKLPYFSEALQQAAAQYYGVAAEHILATAGSQPVIQLLPSLASKGRVLLPAVGYEEHRFRWQLAGHNVFRFECYGRDVIAEHICRDSITHLVLISPNNPSTHQVTVDDLIYWRTLLPDNGMLVVDQAFADANPESDVSALAGEQGIVLLRSVGKFFGLPGLRLGFVLAHSQLLAELDRQLGPWAVSGPAQWIGQRALVDDNWQQQMLKTLQCTSTAQAEILAATFRDSDVRCLKSGLFISLVMPLEKAKRLQLACYQVGLSVRVYHCGGEGYMRWGLAKDSDELARRLSLLDPNLLAA; encoded by the coding sequence ATGGATATCCCAAAACACGGCGGCGACCCCATCGGTCTTCCAGATACTGGGTCAAATGCTCCGATGCTGGACTTGGCTACTGGGGTAAATCCTTGGGTATGGCCTGTGCCTACGCCACCGATAGAATGTTACGGTAAGTTGCCTTATTTTAGTGAGGCATTACAGCAGGCTGCAGCTCAGTACTATGGCGTTGCTGCAGAACATATTTTAGCCACTGCGGGAAGTCAGCCCGTTATTCAGCTTTTGCCTTCTCTCGCGTCTAAGGGGCGAGTATTGCTTCCCGCCGTTGGGTACGAAGAACATCGTTTTCGCTGGCAATTGGCTGGTCATAACGTATTTCGTTTTGAGTGCTATGGGCGTGATGTCATTGCCGAGCACATTTGTCGTGATTCGATAACACATTTAGTGCTGATCAGCCCTAATAATCCTAGTACCCACCAAGTGACAGTAGATGACTTAATATACTGGCGAACATTATTGCCGGATAATGGCATGCTCGTCGTCGACCAAGCATTTGCTGATGCCAACCCAGAAAGTGATGTGTCGGCCTTAGCGGGTGAGCAAGGCATTGTTTTACTGCGCTCGGTTGGTAAGTTCTTTGGTTTGCCGGGGCTTAGATTGGGTTTTGTACTGGCTCATTCACAGTTGTTAGCAGAGCTTGATCGTCAGCTGGGTCCGTGGGCGGTAAGTGGTCCTGCGCAATGGATTGGTCAGCGAGCGCTGGTGGATGATAATTGGCAGCAGCAGATGCTTAAAACATTGCAGTGCACTTCTACAGCACAGGCAGAAATACTAGCCGCAACGTTTAGAGACAGCGATGTACGCTGTCTTAAGTCGGGGCTGTTTATAAGCTTGGTAATGCCACTTGAAAAAGCTAAGCGATTGCAGCTTGCATGTTATCAAGTTGGCTTGTCAGTTAGGGTCTACCACTGTGGTGGAGAAGGGTATATGCGCTGGGGATTGGCAAAAGATAGTGATGAGCTGGCTCGTCGGCTTAGTCTACTGGATCCAAACCTGCTCGCTGCGTAG
- a CDS encoding TfoX/Sxy family protein gives MAADSAFINYLMEQLQWVGPVKGRKMFGGYGVFLEGLMFALVIDNTLYLKIDNDSKRDFDALGLPPFTYLRGEKTIALSYYQAPEEALDDMDMLIVWANRAYQAALRSAAEKSKKPARRV, from the coding sequence ATGGCAGCTGATTCGGCATTTATTAACTACCTGATGGAGCAACTGCAGTGGGTAGGTCCTGTGAAAGGGCGAAAAATGTTTGGGGGCTATGGGGTGTTTTTAGAGGGGCTGATGTTCGCTTTAGTCATTGATAATACCCTCTATTTGAAGATTGATAATGATAGTAAACGCGATTTTGACGCGCTTGGCTTGCCGCCTTTTACTTATTTACGTGGTGAAAAAACCATCGCGCTATCCTACTACCAAGCTCCAGAAGAAGCCCTTGATGATATGGATATGTTGATTGTCTGGGCAAATCGAGCCTACCAAGCTGCACTGCGTAGTGCGGCTGAAAAAAGTAAGAAACCGGCCAGACGTGTATAA
- a CDS encoding BolA family protein has product MVIQQSITEKLQAALSPQYLDVVNESHMHSVPANSETHFKLVIVTDAFNAKRKVARQQHVYQLLAEELAGPVHALAMHTYTPDEWQDRAAPAPDSPNCLGGSKKDQG; this is encoded by the coding sequence ATGGTTATTCAGCAAAGTATTACCGAGAAGCTACAGGCGGCGTTGAGCCCGCAATACCTTGATGTGGTTAATGAGAGCCATATGCATAGCGTACCGGCAAATTCTGAGACACATTTTAAGTTAGTGATTGTCACGGATGCCTTTAACGCAAAACGCAAGGTGGCCCGCCAACAACACGTTTATCAGCTACTCGCCGAAGAGCTAGCAGGACCAGTTCATGCCTTGGCAATGCACACCTACACACCTGATGAGTGGCAAGATAGAGCGGCTCCGGCACCGGATTCTCCAAATTGTTTAGGTGGTAGTAAAAAGGACCAAGGTTAA
- a CDS encoding rhodanese-related sulfurtransferase, with product MDQFVVAALYKFVSLPNYHDMREPLLEVCLSAGVKGTLLLASEGLNGTIAGSRDGVDCVLAYLRNDDRLTDLSHKESFDNEQPFYRMKVKLKKEIVTMGVEGIDPNEVVGSYVKPADWNALISDPDVLLIDTRNDYEVDIGSFRGAVDPKTTSFREFPEYVRAHYKPQQHKKVAMFCTGGIRCEKASAFMKQEGFDEVYHLEGGILKYLEEVPEQESLWQGECFVFDNRVSVTHGLATGQHDLCHGCRRPINDTDKQSEFYEEGVTCPACFNVITEDQKKRFRDRQKQVELARLRNEEHVGAPPPARQRKARAD from the coding sequence ATGGATCAGTTTGTTGTAGCGGCATTATATAAATTTGTTAGCCTCCCTAATTACCATGATATGCGTGAGCCCTTGCTTGAGGTTTGCTTAAGTGCTGGTGTTAAAGGCACGTTATTACTGGCTAGTGAAGGCTTAAATGGCACAATTGCGGGATCTCGTGATGGTGTTGATTGTGTACTCGCGTATTTACGGAATGACGATCGCTTAACAGACCTGAGTCACAAAGAATCTTTTGATAATGAGCAACCTTTTTATCGTATGAAGGTAAAGCTCAAGAAAGAAATTGTCACCATGGGCGTTGAGGGCATAGACCCCAATGAAGTAGTGGGTAGTTATGTGAAGCCTGCTGATTGGAATGCCTTGATTTCTGACCCCGATGTTTTATTAATTGATACTAGAAATGATTATGAAGTAGATATTGGGAGCTTCCGTGGTGCTGTTGATCCAAAAACCACGAGTTTTAGAGAGTTTCCAGAATACGTCCGAGCACATTACAAACCCCAGCAACATAAAAAAGTCGCGATGTTTTGCACAGGAGGTATTCGCTGTGAAAAGGCCTCAGCGTTTATGAAGCAGGAAGGCTTTGATGAGGTTTATCATCTCGAAGGCGGTATTCTAAAATATTTGGAAGAAGTACCTGAGCAAGAAAGTTTGTGGCAGGGAGAATGCTTTGTTTTTGATAATAGAGTGTCGGTAACCCATGGTTTAGCGACGGGCCAGCATGATTTATGTCATGGTTGTCGTCGGCCCATAAATGACACTGACAAGCAAAGTGAGTTTTATGAAGAGGGGGTGACATGCCCAGCTTGTTTTAATGTGATAACCGAGGATCAAAAGAAACGATTCCGCGACCGTCAGAAGCAGGTGGAGCTTGCACGTTTACGCAATGAGGAACATGTGGGCGCTCCACCGCCAGCACGTCAGCGCAAAGCGCGGGCGGACTAG
- a CDS encoding WS/DGAT/MGAT family O-acyltransferase translates to MKQLGVLDSAFINLEHPNTPQHVGGLGIYDPSTAPGGFVRFKGVIANFERRLSKHTIFRSRLLKVPGNLDRPYWVEDANFDVEFHIRHIALPQPGDWRQLCILVARLHARPLDMNRPLWEAYIIEGLDNIPGVPKGGFAIYTKMHHSLVDGAGGSSIMSVIHDLEPDPSAVPQGPSVVSVDVSPGAMYLATASALNNVKNGVRMLTGGAGVLRDLGKMAIGMAQKKIPLPSIASPRTRFNTPVGPYRVFEAAEFPLNDVKFLKDFAGVKINDVVLCIVAGGLRHYLRHHDELPDQSLSVSIPLDMRTRRGMTNENNQIGSVFVDLHTNIHDPLDRLKAIYRSSQEAKVYGENSPLVDVLKLAGVMSPAITRPLVNSYSNNQWTRHLPLGISSVVSNVAGPNFPLYSAGAQMVRYYGLGLLTPGVGLFHLIFSSNGIMTMSILGDRDAMPDPAFYRECIEKAFSELLAAVKPDENTEKVPTTKANTVKTVKKREVKPALNKVDEGGVSSPRRRVKPRGVTPTKKPVARKAKSKTTATAAGKSKDLGTIAERKVVNMSTKAISENAKSQ, encoded by the coding sequence ATGAAGCAGCTAGGCGTCTTAGATTCCGCATTTATCAATTTGGAGCACCCAAACACCCCACAACATGTGGGCGGTTTAGGTATTTATGACCCTTCAACGGCGCCAGGTGGTTTTGTCCGGTTTAAGGGGGTAATCGCCAATTTTGAACGCCGTCTCTCAAAGCACACTATTTTTCGTTCTAGACTGCTCAAGGTGCCCGGAAATTTAGATCGGCCCTATTGGGTTGAAGATGCTAATTTTGATGTTGAATTCCATATCCGTCATATCGCACTTCCGCAACCCGGTGACTGGCGTCAGCTTTGTATCTTAGTAGCAAGGCTTCACGCACGGCCGCTGGATATGAATAGGCCGCTTTGGGAGGCCTATATTATTGAAGGTTTAGATAATATTCCTGGCGTTCCCAAAGGTGGCTTTGCGATTTATACCAAAATGCATCATTCCCTCGTGGACGGCGCCGGAGGATCTTCCATTATGTCGGTGATCCATGACCTTGAACCTGACCCCTCAGCGGTGCCGCAAGGGCCTAGTGTTGTTAGCGTTGATGTTTCGCCAGGTGCTATGTATTTAGCGACAGCCTCAGCACTGAATAACGTAAAAAATGGTGTTCGAATGCTCACAGGGGGCGCCGGCGTATTACGTGATTTAGGGAAAATGGCGATAGGTATGGCCCAAAAGAAAATACCGCTTCCCTCCATTGCCTCACCACGGACGCGGTTTAATACACCTGTTGGGCCATATCGTGTTTTTGAGGCGGCGGAGTTTCCACTAAACGATGTGAAGTTTTTAAAGGACTTTGCAGGCGTTAAAATTAATGACGTGGTGCTTTGTATCGTTGCTGGTGGCTTGCGTCATTACTTGCGCCACCATGATGAGCTACCTGATCAAAGTTTGTCGGTGTCTATCCCCCTAGATATGCGCACTCGACGTGGGATGACCAATGAAAACAATCAGATTGGCTCTGTTTTTGTCGATTTACACACCAATATTCATGATCCATTGGACAGATTAAAGGCAATTTATAGGAGTTCGCAAGAAGCTAAAGTTTACGGTGAAAATTCGCCCTTAGTTGATGTTTTAAAATTGGCTGGTGTTATGTCGCCGGCAATAACGCGCCCCTTGGTGAATAGCTACTCAAATAATCAATGGACGCGGCATTTACCGCTTGGCATCAGTTCAGTGGTCTCCAATGTGGCTGGGCCGAATTTCCCACTTTATTCGGCCGGTGCTCAGATGGTGCGATATTACGGTTTGGGTTTATTAACGCCTGGGGTGGGCCTGTTTCATTTAATTTTTAGTTCCAATGGCATTATGACAATGTCAATTCTTGGTGATAGGGACGCTATGCCCGATCCTGCATTTTATCGAGAATGTATAGAAAAGGCATTTTCAGAATTATTGGCGGCGGTTAAGCCAGATGAAAATACAGAGAAAGTCCCAACTACCAAGGCCAATACTGTTAAGACAGTAAAGAAGAGAGAAGTAAAGCCAGCCCTCAACAAGGTTGACGAGGGGGGCGTTTCATCGCCTCGGCGTCGAGTGAAGCCAAGAGGGGTAACTCCGACTAAAAAGCCCGTCGCTAGGAAAGCAAAGAGTAAAACTACGGCTACGGCAGCTGGTAAATCGAAAGATCTCGGTACTATAGCTGAGCGCAAAGTGGTAAACATGAGTACCAAAGCAATATCAGAAAATGCAAAATCTCAGTGA
- a CDS encoding diguanylate cyclase domain-containing protein yields the protein MVCTGGEEYIVLLLDSGRAATIELANRVIRSLFEQYIPHSSSPITDRVTVSAGAATSEINDKTTAELLITQADNALYTAKHKGRNQVSY from the coding sequence GTGGTGTGTACCGGGGGCGAGGAGTACATTGTTCTCTTACTTGATAGCGGCCGAGCTGCCACCATAGAACTCGCTAACAGAGTTATACGTAGTTTATTCGAGCAGTATATTCCTCATTCAAGCAGCCCTATTACCGACCGTGTTACGGTTAGCGCAGGCGCTGCAACCTCTGAGATTAATGATAAAACAACCGCAGAACTCCTCATTACCCAAGCAGATAACGCCCTTTACACTGCAAAGCATAAAGGGCGGAATCAGGTCAGCTATTAA
- a CDS encoding multicopper oxidase family protein: MKRRTLLKTAAVSLAGANLPILTLAMSSGENAGRAEYDYILTAEPAKARIAPNGDSDILGFNGQFPAPLIRAKQGQTLRVMFINKLNEPTTIHWHGIRIENNMDGVPHLTQAPVPAGGTFLYEFTCPDAGTFWYHPHMNSVEQLGKGLVGALIVEETIPQDYHDVIIGLKDWRLNKDGSYLPLSIPREAFRDGTLGTIATVNGQLKPTIDVPAGERLRLRILNMDNTRVFNLSMRNESAQIIAIDGNPIAVPIALDSHPTGAGMRLDLGYISPNEIGAEIPIFDMKGRFGLEICRLKTVPPTKTSKVKMGIPALPLNPVPAPDLLSAKTLNFAFEWAGALSPSNTKGQVDHNFWLINRRAWSDHSHQDLPDPLAILKLGKSYIFELHNATPHHHPIHLHGLIFTVLESDKKDITPFHTDTILLEKNEHAKIAFVADNPGKWMFHCHVIEHMKTGLMGYITIK; the protein is encoded by the coding sequence ATGAAACGCAGGACCTTGTTAAAAACAGCGGCGGTAAGCCTTGCTGGAGCCAATCTGCCAATATTGACACTTGCAATGAGCTCAGGCGAAAACGCCGGCAGAGCGGAATACGACTATATATTAACCGCAGAGCCCGCTAAAGCGCGTATCGCGCCAAACGGCGACAGTGACATTCTTGGCTTTAATGGCCAATTCCCCGCCCCACTTATTCGTGCAAAACAGGGGCAAACTCTGCGAGTTATGTTTATTAACAAACTTAACGAGCCCACTACCATACATTGGCATGGCATACGCATTGAAAACAATATGGATGGTGTTCCCCATCTAACCCAAGCACCCGTTCCCGCTGGCGGTACTTTTTTATATGAATTCACGTGTCCGGATGCCGGCACATTCTGGTACCACCCCCACATGAATAGCGTTGAACAATTAGGTAAAGGGCTGGTTGGTGCATTGATCGTAGAGGAAACAATCCCGCAGGATTATCACGACGTCATCATTGGTTTGAAAGATTGGCGTCTTAACAAGGACGGCAGCTACTTACCGCTCTCCATACCACGAGAAGCATTCCGCGACGGCACCTTAGGTACAATCGCTACTGTTAACGGCCAACTTAAGCCAACAATTGATGTTCCCGCTGGTGAACGACTAAGGCTACGCATTCTAAACATGGACAACACCCGTGTTTTTAATCTAAGTATGCGAAATGAAAGTGCTCAAATTATTGCGATTGACGGCAACCCTATTGCCGTGCCAATCGCCCTCGACTCTCATCCTACAGGTGCAGGCATGCGTCTAGACCTTGGCTACATTAGCCCAAACGAGATTGGCGCAGAAATACCTATATTTGATATGAAAGGCCGCTTTGGCCTAGAAATCTGTCGATTAAAAACCGTCCCACCAACAAAGACGAGTAAAGTAAAAATGGGGATTCCAGCCCTCCCCCTCAACCCCGTCCCGGCGCCAGACCTGTTATCAGCTAAAACATTAAATTTCGCTTTTGAATGGGCTGGTGCGCTATCACCCAGCAATACAAAGGGACAAGTTGATCACAATTTTTGGTTGATCAACCGCCGCGCCTGGAGTGATCATAGCCATCAAGACTTACCCGATCCACTAGCAATACTTAAACTTGGCAAAAGCTACATCTTTGAGTTACACAATGCGACACCACACCACCATCCAATTCATTTACACGGTTTAATATTTACCGTCTTAGAATCCGATAAAAAAGATATTACCCCCTTCCACACCGACACCATTCTATTAGAAAAAAATGAACACGCTAAAATCGCTTTCGTTGCTGACAACCCGGGAAAATGGATGTTTCATTGCCATGTGATTGAGCATATGAAAACCGGACTGATGGGTTATATCACAATTAAATAA
- a CDS encoding DUF1513 domain-containing protein has product MHRRQFIFRSAALLSAPLILKSTTGAQAQDKNEFSPIISAATDASGNHIGVWKQNHWEYSQAIPHRGHDSVYHRQRNELVFFSRRPGRELYIIDADNGALLHTIKSEKGFHYYGHGCISKDGHYLYTTENNVANDGTGSIGIYQCDNDYHCLGHIDCEGIGPHELALMPDGDTLVVAIGGIKTLPSSERETLNPDSLASALHYINLSDQKVIEKISAPHYQLSLRHLDVSPDGTVIVGAQFQGPLPSNNALVFSHRRGQPLVAMDTAELPLQFKKDYIASVCIDSEGAWAVTTCPRDNVVCLWNIQKQSLHQVWTLRDVAGAVYDAAYQQFILSNGNGQLLALTPGTNALKQLAYRAGTHWDNHLTLRV; this is encoded by the coding sequence ATGCATCGACGTCAATTTATATTTCGCAGCGCCGCACTGTTATCGGCACCGCTTATACTTAAGTCAACGACTGGAGCTCAGGCACAAGACAAAAATGAGTTCAGCCCTATTATTAGTGCCGCGACAGACGCTAGCGGAAATCACATTGGGGTGTGGAAGCAAAACCATTGGGAGTATTCTCAAGCTATTCCGCATCGCGGCCATGATAGCGTCTACCACCGCCAACGTAACGAACTGGTCTTTTTTTCCCGACGCCCAGGCAGAGAGCTATACATTATTGACGCTGATAACGGCGCTTTACTGCACACCATAAAGAGTGAAAAAGGTTTCCACTACTATGGACATGGCTGCATCAGTAAAGACGGTCACTACCTCTATACCACTGAAAATAATGTCGCAAACGACGGAACGGGCAGTATTGGAATTTACCAATGCGACAACGACTACCACTGCCTTGGCCATATTGATTGCGAAGGTATCGGCCCCCATGAACTAGCGCTTATGCCTGATGGTGACACCTTGGTGGTTGCCATCGGCGGTATCAAAACCCTGCCCTCAAGCGAGCGTGAAACCCTCAACCCAGACAGCCTTGCTTCGGCTCTACATTATATTAATTTGAGCGATCAAAAAGTTATCGAGAAAATATCGGCACCACACTATCAGCTCAGTCTCCGCCATTTGGATGTTAGTCCTGATGGCACCGTCATTGTCGGAGCCCAATTCCAAGGGCCACTACCATCAAACAATGCCCTCGTATTCAGCCACCGACGTGGCCAGCCTTTAGTCGCCATGGATACCGCCGAGCTACCCCTACAGTTTAAAAAAGATTATATCGCCAGTGTGTGTATTGATAGCGAAGGCGCATGGGCCGTCACTACCTGCCCCCGAGACAATGTAGTTTGTTTATGGAATATCCAAAAACAGTCTTTGCATCAAGTCTGGACGCTTCGTGACGTAGCCGGTGCCGTGTATGATGCTGCCTACCAACAATTCATTCTAAGCAATGGCAATGGTCAATTACTTGCCCTCACACCCGGCACCAACGCACTCAAACAGCTTGCCTATCGCGCCGGTACACACTGGGACAACCATCTCACATTACGCGTATAA
- a CDS encoding imelysin family protein, giving the protein MIFSAMNLLLSKPSKRAVMAGLSIIAVAACSPPPSSKILLDATASGIVDNYQSLSLASQSLATAAETFCQAPNDNSKYEQLQSHWKSTTERWSAVQNIQFGPLMIDNQAWKIQFWPDKKNLIARKVEALLKTEEPLTLERVDDASVVVQGLSSLEYLLFDSKAGQQTRYSEPQGQRRCELLVAVTSHLQAVANGLYNDWHAEGGNYLATFTSTGEKNPEFPDDNVAIAYLLDTLVSGIELIKRDKLENPLAITTSNNTQSRAPQTQIYQLEWWRSQYSKEAIIINLKTLEHIFNGGEAYGIDDYLNEAKQQGPLSEKIKQGFEKSIAAASAIDNSLFSIANIPEQRPSLLTLHNELAKLLALLRNELPAALGVSLGFNSKDGD; this is encoded by the coding sequence ATGATCTTTTCAGCGATGAACTTACTTTTAAGTAAACCAAGTAAACGTGCAGTAATGGCAGGCCTCAGCATAATCGCCGTTGCAGCCTGCAGCCCCCCTCCAAGCTCCAAGATACTACTAGACGCCACAGCCAGCGGTATTGTCGATAACTACCAATCATTAAGCCTAGCGAGCCAGTCCCTTGCAACAGCGGCAGAAACCTTCTGCCAGGCACCCAACGACAATAGCAAATACGAGCAACTACAGTCCCATTGGAAATCAACTACCGAGCGATGGTCAGCCGTACAAAACATCCAATTTGGACCACTGATGATCGACAATCAGGCGTGGAAAATACAGTTTTGGCCAGATAAGAAAAACCTAATCGCAAGAAAAGTTGAGGCATTATTAAAAACTGAAGAGCCACTAACGCTTGAGCGTGTGGATGATGCTAGCGTCGTCGTACAGGGGCTGTCGTCATTGGAATATCTCTTATTTGATAGCAAAGCCGGCCAACAAACTCGCTATAGTGAGCCACAAGGTCAGCGACGCTGTGAATTACTGGTAGCGGTCACCTCACACCTTCAAGCTGTTGCCAACGGCCTTTACAACGACTGGCACGCAGAAGGTGGCAACTACCTTGCCACATTTACCTCAACCGGTGAGAAAAACCCTGAGTTCCCAGACGACAATGTTGCCATTGCCTATTTACTCGACACCCTAGTTTCGGGAATAGAGTTAATAAAGCGCGATAAACTTGAAAACCCGCTAGCCATCACTACCAGCAATAACACTCAATCTAGAGCGCCACAAACCCAAATTTATCAACTTGAATGGTGGCGCAGCCAATACTCAAAAGAAGCGATCATCATTAATTTGAAAACACTCGAACATATTTTTAATGGCGGCGAGGCTTATGGTATTGACGATTATTTAAACGAAGCGAAACAACAAGGTCCGCTGAGTGAGAAAATCAAACAAGGCTTTGAAAAAAGCATCGCGGCTGCATCGGCCATAGATAATAGTTTATTCAGTATTGCCAATATTCCTGAACAACGCCCATCACTACTAACCCTTCATAATGAATTAGCTAAATTACTTGCCTTACTCCGAAACGAATTACCCGCTGCCCTAGGTGTTAGCCTTGGGTTTAATTCTAAGGATGGGGATTAA
- a CDS encoding di-heme oxidoredictase family protein: protein MFLNRTNNNGQIKRRCNLLILSFIALTGTACAEKTPRMEDASPTVTPSIKSSTLHPLSNDQGGRYTISNRGRQSLERPQPLLTLEQQLEWAVGKSFAKQAWITSPATTTARDGLGPLFNANSCTSCHKHNGQGQLPPNGNGLILRLESTPQKFGEQLQDRAVFGVEPEGQIDWQTKNSRLSIANKQYQLSQRQFFIAGMPHIPVSARLAPALIGMGLLDRISDADILANSDPNDRNKDGISGQANLRQSKTSNHKRLGRFGWKASQTSLHQQVALAFFEDMGITSSLHPKQPSQETKNTAELDISDKLLLAVTNYIANLAVPAASHDDLSQQGSVVFNKLGCAGCHIPTFNIGPSKANFIETEHGQASLTQHDVNEAIYPFSDLLLHDMGAALADSHPSDHTPGNEWRTAPLWGLGMRTENPDNTRLLHDGRARSISEAILWHAGEAEQSRLRFTQLSQADLTALLHFLKAL, encoded by the coding sequence TTGTTCCTGAACCGCACAAACAACAACGGTCAGATAAAAAGGCGATGTAACTTACTTATCCTTTCTTTCATCGCCCTGACCGGCACGGCTTGTGCTGAAAAAACGCCTCGCATGGAAGATGCTAGCCCCACCGTAACACCCAGCATTAAGAGCTCTACTCTCCACCCCTTAAGTAATGACCAAGGTGGGCGTTACACTATTTCAAACCGAGGCAGACAAAGTTTAGAACGCCCTCAACCTCTGCTCACATTGGAACAACAACTAGAGTGGGCCGTGGGTAAAAGCTTTGCAAAACAAGCCTGGATAACTTCACCAGCAACAACAACCGCCAGAGATGGCCTCGGTCCGCTTTTTAACGCCAATAGCTGTACAAGCTGTCACAAACACAATGGCCAAGGACAACTTCCACCTAACGGCAACGGGCTTATATTACGACTAGAGTCGACTCCCCAAAAATTTGGCGAGCAATTGCAAGATAGGGCCGTCTTCGGAGTGGAGCCAGAAGGTCAAATAGATTGGCAAACAAAAAACAGCAGGTTATCAATCGCTAACAAGCAGTATCAATTGTCTCAACGGCAATTTTTTATTGCAGGTATGCCGCATATACCCGTATCAGCCAGACTTGCTCCAGCATTGATAGGCATGGGCTTATTAGATCGTATCAGCGATGCTGACATTTTGGCGAATAGCGACCCGAATGATCGCAATAAAGACGGTATCTCTGGACAAGCCAATTTACGCCAAAGTAAGACCAGCAATCATAAACGCCTGGGACGATTTGGCTGGAAAGCCAGTCAAACTAGTTTGCACCAGCAAGTTGCCCTCGCTTTTTTTGAAGACATGGGAATCACTTCTTCGCTACACCCCAAACAGCCATCACAAGAAACCAAGAACACCGCAGAACTGGATATCAGTGACAAACTCCTTTTGGCAGTGACAAATTACATCGCCAATCTGGCTGTACCAGCGGCTAGTCACGACGATTTAAGTCAACAAGGGAGTGTTGTTTTCAATAAACTAGGCTGCGCCGGATGCCATATACCCACGTTTAATATAGGCCCCTCCAAAGCTAATTTTATCGAAACGGAACATGGGCAGGCCTCGCTCACCCAACATGATGTAAACGAAGCCATATATCCTTTTAGTGACTTACTTTTGCATGATATGGGCGCCGCGCTTGCCGACTCGCATCCCAGTGATCACACCCCAGGCAATGAATGGCGTACTGCACCGCTCTGGGGGCTTGGCATGCGGACAGAAAATCCTGACAATACCCGTTTACTCCACGATGGCCGCGCTCGCTCTATCAGCGAAGCCATACTCTGGCATGCAGGCGAAGCAGAACAGAGTAGACTGCGCTTTACGCAACTTTCACAGGCTGACCTTACCGCCCTCTTACATTTTCTTAAGGCTCTTTAA